A single window of Candidatus Thermoplasmatota archaeon DNA harbors:
- the rplX gene encoding 50S ribosomal protein L24: MTSSQPRKQRLRLHNLPHHERPRQLRAHLAEELFLKYGKRSATIRVGDTVKVLRGGHAGTVGKILAVNPSRRTVTVEGVTAAKADGTQKPKPMFASNLLLTKLDLTDRQRRDLLGAQLSADEVKALEREKEEREKAKEAARRAKEEQAEAPEETEADEDEADKEPAAGSGPSEMEEEHAEDDEEEGRK; this comes from the coding sequence ATGACAAGCTCCCAACCCCGAAAGCAACGCCTTCGTCTCCACAACCTTCCCCACCACGAGCGCCCGCGCCAGCTGCGCGCCCACCTCGCGGAGGAGCTGTTCCTCAAGTACGGCAAGCGGTCGGCCACGATCCGCGTGGGCGACACCGTGAAGGTCCTTCGCGGCGGCCACGCCGGCACGGTCGGCAAGATCCTCGCCGTGAACCCGAGCCGGCGCACCGTGACGGTCGAGGGCGTCACGGCCGCCAAGGCCGACGGGACGCAGAAACCCAAGCCCATGTTCGCAAGCAACCTGCTTCTCACCAAGCTCGATCTCACGGACCGCCAGCGGCGCGACCTCCTGGGCGCGCAGCTGTCGGCCGACGAGGTGAAGGCGCTCGAGCGCGAGAAGGAGGAGCGCGAGAAGGCCAAGGAGGCCGCGCGTCGCGCCAAGGAGGAGCAGGCCGAGGCCCCGGAGGAAACGGAGGCCGACGAAGACGAGGCCGACAAGGAGCCCGCCGCGGGATCCGGTCCCTCCGAGATGGAAGAGGAGCACGCCGAGGACGACGAAGAGGAGGGACGCAAGTGA
- a CDS encoding 50S ribosomal protein L14, whose amino-acid sequence MKAVPATITRGLPVGARLECADNTGAKVVQILAVPRAGAHHRRLPAAGVGDYLVVSVKKGTPEMRRQVLNAVIIRQRRPFRRPDGTVVQFEDNAAVIVAENGDTKGSDIKGPVAREAAERWPRIAATASMIV is encoded by the coding sequence ATGAAGGCCGTTCCCGCCACCATCACGCGCGGGCTTCCCGTGGGCGCGCGCCTCGAGTGCGCGGACAACACGGGCGCCAAGGTCGTCCAGATCCTGGCCGTTCCCCGCGCGGGCGCCCACCACCGCCGCCTGCCGGCCGCCGGCGTCGGCGACTACCTCGTCGTCTCCGTCAAGAAGGGAACGCCCGAGATGCGCCGACAGGTCCTAAACGCGGTCATCATCCGCCAGCGCCGGCCGTTCCGCCGGCCCGACGGCACGGTCGTCCAGTTCGAGGACAACGCCGCGGTCATCGTGGCCGAGAACGGCGACACGAAGGGATCGGACATCAAGGGACCCGTGGCCCGGGAAGCGGCGGAGCGGTGGCCCCGCATCGCGGCCACGGCCAGCATGATCGTGTGA